One Tolypothrix bouteillei VB521301 DNA window includes the following coding sequences:
- a CDS encoding GumC family protein: protein MSSKYIPSSEVETKPIPFKNIWAKYALTIVFVNAAIWIAALFYVVKAKTVYVSEWSLNIANSGVSSNINLPNIGQAVSQESSAYSATTYDPRENYKTIAISEEVLKAAARASNMSVVEFGKPKIKIIDNTTMMQFTLQGSSPQEAHKKSVALFHALEIKLNKLRRDEIGQQNTRLQKGIDDLRRKLKISQDRLSNYRSQSGVSSDEQIKNLAVNIETLRKQRAETIAKAQEEKARLLQLSGNLGLSSQDASDAFSLQADTLFQKYLLAYNDAKSKLISLNAKFLPNHPVSLTQKAEVATSEEALLNRARIVLKRPLTLADVDRLTFGNADTSGSKRTTFSEQLVSAAVETQGLEAQVRTLDREILELERRLKVLSAKQATIEDLNREVQVAEAVFSSTIARLDLAKSSISNSYPPVQIMGDPSIPDKPAGPTKEIVLLGTLVSSIFLTSGIITMGQRSQRSFSYYSLKER from the coding sequence GTGAGTTCTAAATACATACCTTCTTCCGAAGTGGAAACAAAACCCATACCATTTAAAAACATTTGGGCAAAGTACGCTTTAACTATTGTTTTTGTCAATGCAGCTATCTGGATAGCAGCATTATTTTATGTGGTGAAAGCAAAAACTGTATATGTAAGCGAGTGGTCGTTAAACATTGCTAATTCCGGTGTTAGTTCTAACATTAACCTACCCAACATTGGTCAAGCTGTTTCCCAAGAATCTTCTGCTTATTCTGCAACAACTTACGATCCGAGAGAAAATTATAAAACTATTGCTATCAGTGAAGAAGTCTTAAAAGCAGCAGCACGAGCTTCAAATATGTCAGTAGTTGAATTTGGCAAACCCAAAATTAAGATTATAGATAACACAACAATGATGCAGTTTACCCTGCAAGGGTCTAGCCCACAAGAAGCCCATAAAAAATCTGTCGCTTTATTTCATGCTTTAGAAATTAAGCTTAATAAACTTAGAAGAGATGAGATTGGTCAACAGAATACACGTTTGCAAAAGGGAATTGATGATTTGAGACGAAAACTCAAAATTTCTCAAGACAGGCTTTCCAACTACAGATCTCAGTCTGGTGTAAGTTCAGATGAACAGATCAAAAATTTAGCAGTTAATATCGAAACGTTACGCAAGCAACGTGCTGAGACAATAGCTAAAGCACAAGAGGAAAAAGCTCGATTGTTACAACTGTCTGGTAATCTTGGTTTATCCTCCCAAGATGCATCAGATGCTTTTTCTCTTCAAGCAGATACACTCTTTCAAAAATATCTACTTGCTTATAATGATGCAAAAAGTAAGTTAATTTCTTTGAATGCTAAGTTTTTACCCAATCATCCAGTATCTTTAACGCAAAAAGCAGAAGTTGCGACATCTGAAGAAGCTCTTTTGAATCGAGCAAGGATAGTTTTAAAACGCCCTTTGACTTTGGCAGATGTAGATAGGCTCACTTTTGGAAACGCCGATACAAGTGGTTCTAAACGAACTACTTTCTCCGAACAACTTGTGAGCGCAGCTGTAGAAACTCAGGGTCTAGAAGCACAAGTCAGGACGTTGGATCGAGAAATCCTTGAACTTGAGCGTCGGTTAAAAGTACTATCAGCAAAGCAAGCAACTATTGAAGATTTGAACCGTGAGGTGCAAGTTGCAGAGGCTGTTTTCTCATCTACTATTGCTCGATTAGATCTTGCTAAATCCAGTATTTCTAATTCTTATCCTCCAGTCCAAATTATGGGAGACCCAAGTATACCAGATAAACCTGCTGGACCAACAAAGGAAATAGTTTTGTTGGGAACTTTAGTAAGTTCTATTTTCTTAACCAGTGGAATTATCACAATGGGGCAAAGATCTCAACGGAGTTTTTCCTATTATTCACTTAAGGAACGTTAA
- the aspS gene encoding aspartate--tRNA ligase, with translation MRTYYCGELRQEHIGETVTLYGWVDRRRDHGSVIFIDLRDRSGTVQIVSDPQRTPNSYKEATALRNEYVVEITGRVTQRPEESLNPRIPTGEVEIYADNIKLLNAVRKQLPFQVSTADADPVREELRLKYRYLDLRRDRMANNLQLRHQIVKAIRRYLEDVEGFVEIETPVLTRSTPEGARDYLVPSRANPGEWFALPQSPQLFKQLLMVSGFDRYYQIARCFRDEDLRADRQPEFTQLDMEMSFMSHEEIIELNEKLVCHIFKTVKNFELQRPFPRLTYAEAMERYGSDKPDTRYGLELVNVSDILTDCGFKVFKDAVANGGVVKILPIPNGDTISNVRIKPGGDVFKEAADAGAQGLAYIRVREDGDIDTINAIKTNLTEEQKQELLRRTNAKPGHLLLFGAGDTITVNKTLDRLRQAIAREFKLIDPEKINLLWITEFPMFEWNADEKRLEALHHPFTAPNPNDLSDLKTARAQAYDLVLNGFEVGGGSLRIYQREVQEQVFEAIGLSPEEAHNKFGFLLDAFEYGTPPHGGIAYGLDRLVMLLSKEESIRDVIAFPKTQQARCLLTDAPSTVDAKQLKELHVASTFKPKS, from the coding sequence ACTCCGACAAGAACATATTGGAGAAACTGTTACCTTGTATGGATGGGTAGACCGTCGCCGCGATCATGGGAGCGTGATATTTATAGATTTACGCGATCGCAGTGGGACAGTTCAAATTGTTAGCGACCCTCAGCGTACTCCCAATTCCTACAAAGAAGCGACCGCTCTAAGAAATGAGTATGTTGTTGAAATTACGGGAAGGGTTACGCAACGTCCCGAAGAATCTCTAAACCCTCGCATCCCCACAGGCGAAGTTGAAATTTACGCCGATAATATTAAACTGCTTAATGCTGTCCGCAAACAACTTCCTTTTCAAGTTTCTACCGCAGATGCAGATCCGGTAAGGGAAGAACTCAGGCTGAAGTATCGTTACTTAGATTTGCGGCGCGATCGCATGGCAAATAACTTACAATTGCGGCATCAAATTGTGAAAGCCATTCGCCGTTATTTGGAAGATGTAGAAGGTTTTGTAGAAATCGAAACTCCCGTGCTGACTCGTTCTACGCCTGAAGGTGCGCGAGATTATCTTGTACCAAGTCGGGCTAATCCAGGCGAATGGTTTGCTTTGCCACAATCACCCCAACTTTTTAAACAATTATTAATGGTATCTGGATTTGACAGATACTATCAAATTGCTCGTTGCTTCCGAGATGAAGACTTACGTGCTGACAGACAACCGGAATTTACTCAGTTGGACATGGAGATGAGCTTTATGTCCCATGAGGAAATTATCGAACTCAACGAAAAGTTAGTTTGTCATATCTTCAAAACAGTTAAAAACTTTGAGTTACAACGTCCCTTCCCACGTTTGACTTATGCAGAGGCGATGGAACGCTACGGTAGTGATAAACCAGATACAAGGTACGGTTTAGAACTTGTTAATGTCTCTGATATTTTGACAGACTGTGGTTTTAAAGTTTTTAAGGATGCTGTTGCAAATGGTGGAGTTGTCAAAATTCTGCCTATTCCTAATGGAGATACCATCTCCAATGTACGTATTAAACCGGGCGGTGACGTCTTTAAAGAAGCAGCTGATGCAGGTGCTCAAGGTTTAGCTTACATTCGAGTCAGAGAAGATGGTGATATCGACACAATTAACGCCATCAAAACTAACTTGACAGAGGAACAAAAACAAGAACTTTTACGTCGTACAAACGCAAAACCAGGTCACTTATTGTTGTTTGGTGCAGGTGATACTATCACTGTCAATAAAACCTTAGACAGATTGAGGCAAGCGATCGCTCGAGAATTTAAACTGATAGACCCAGAGAAAATTAACTTGCTGTGGATTACAGAATTCCCCATGTTTGAATGGAATGCTGATGAAAAACGTTTAGAAGCATTACATCACCCATTCACTGCACCCAATCCAAACGATCTCAGCGATTTAAAAACTGCACGAGCACAAGCATACGACTTGGTATTGAACGGTTTTGAAGTTGGTGGTGGTAGCTTGCGAATCTATCAACGCGAAGTGCAGGAGCAAGTTTTTGAGGCTATCGGGCTTTCTCCGGAGGAAGCTCACAATAAGTTTGGCTTTCTGTTAGATGCGTTTGAATACGGGACTCCACCCCATGGTGGAATTGCTTATGGTTTAGATCGCTTGGTGATGTTACTTTCTAAAGAGGAATCCATTCGAGATGTGATTGCTTTTCCAAAAACGCAACAAGCACGTTGCTTGTTAACAGATGCACCTTCAACAGTTGATGCCAAGCAGCTTAAAGAGTTGCACGTTGCTTCAACTTTCAAGCCTAAGTCATAA